Proteins from a genomic interval of Salvelinus alpinus chromosome 7, SLU_Salpinus.1, whole genome shotgun sequence:
- the LOC139581186 gene encoding choline transporter-like protein 1 isoform X2: MEQRRPTSGSQQGRPRKKVDNPYLGTDYSMQISPGYRMRRTKREWKPLEDRSCTDMPWFLLFTVFCVGMGSIFGFTIATGGAARLVFGYDSYGNTCGQRNEQIEGVRLSGLDQTDKKYVFFLDPCNIDIVQRKIKSMALCVSVCPDEELKTYQDLKRFAMHNGSELCSYELAGHKYPSLPERFDKCPKLPVPPSKSLPVFNRCTPVDISCYAKFAEAVVTFVSDNSVLHRLIAGVMASKEIIVGLCLLALVLSMILMVIIRYISAVLVWILTATVVLGSLGGTSILWWLYIDHRLTVNETISKETADTEDAKEEAEMSRDKAQALLVYAIAATVFTVILLLLMLFMRKRVALTIALFHVAGKVFIHLPLLTLQPFCTFLALLLFWLYWSLVLLFLGTTGNPVQNEETGLTEFRLTGPLQYMTWYHAVGLIWISEFILACQQMTVAGAVVTYYFTRDKNKLPVTPILSSVLRLMRYHLGTVAKGSFIITLVKIPRLFLMYVHNQLKGKENACARCMLKTCICCLWCLEKCLNYLNQNAYAATAINSTSFCTSARDAFVILVENALRVAAINAVGDFVLFLGKILIVTSTAFAGVLLLNYQRDYAEWVLPLIIVCLFAFLVAHCFLSMFEIVVDVLFLCFAIDTKYNDGTPGREFYMDKALMEFVENSRKLERVAERGRSRPTEVVSVEGAEMKPMAPGTSSA, encoded by the exons AGGACAAAGAGAGAATGGAAACCCTTGGAGGATCGAAGTTGCACGGATATGCCGTGGTTCCTTTTATTTACTGTATTCTGCGTCGGAATG GGGAGTATCTTTGGGTTCACCATTGCCACGGGGGGCGCAGCCCGCCTGGTCTTCGGATATGACAGCTACGGGAACACCTGCGGCCAGCGCAATGAGCAGATTGAAGGGGTCAGACTGAGTGGACTGGATCAGACGGACAAAAA ATATGTGTTCTTCCTGGACCCGTGTAACATTGACATAGTGCAGAGGAAGATCAAGTCTATGGccctgtgtgtgtccgtgtgtcctgATGAAGAGCTGAAGACGTACCAGGACCTCAAGCGGTTTGCCATGCACAACG GGTCGGAGTTGTGCTCCTACGAGCTAGCCGGCCACAAATATCCCAGCCTTCCAGAGAGGTTTGACAAATGTCCCAAACTTCCAGTTCCACCAAG CAAATCTCTCCCGGTGTTTAACCGCTGCACGCCGGTGGACATCTCCTGCTATGCCAAGTTTGCCGAGGCTGTGGTGACGTTTGTGAGTGACAACAGCGTGCTGCACAGGCTGATCGCTGGTGTGATGGCCAGCAAGGAGATCATCGTGGGCCTCTGCCTGCTGGCACTAG TTCTCTCCATGATCCTGATGGTGATCATCCGCTACATCTCTGCTGTGCTGGTCTGGATCCTCACTGCCACGGTGGTCCTGGGCTCTCTGG GGGGCACAAGCATCCTGTGGTGGCTGTACATAGACCACCGGTTAACTGTCAACGAGACCATATCTAAAGAGACTGCAGATACTGAAGATGCTAAGGAGGAAGCTGAGATGTCTAGGGACAAAGCCCAGGCGCTGCTGGTGTATGCCATCGCTGCCACCGTATTCACA GTGATCCTTCTCCTGCTGATGCTGTTCATGAGGAAGCGTGTGGCGCTGACCATCGCCCTGTTCCACGTGGCCGGCAAGGTGTTCATCCACCTGCCGCTGCTCACCCTGCAGCCCTTCTGCACCTTCCTGGCCCTGCTCCTCTTCTGGCTCTACTGGAGCCTGGTGCTGCTCTTCCTTGGGACTACCG GGAACCCGGTCCAGAACGAGGAGACGGGTCTGACAGAGTTCCGGCTGACTGGGCCTCTGCAGTACATGACGTGGTACCACGCTGTGGGCCTCATCTGGATCAGTGAGTTCATCCTGGCCTGCCAGCAGATGACTGTAGCTGGGGCTGTGGTCACGTACTACTTCACAAG gGACAAGAACAAGCTGCCGGTGACGCCCATCCTGTCGTCAGTGTTGAGGCTGATGAGGTACCACCTGGGCACCGTGGCCAAGGGCTCCTTCATTATCACCCTGGTCAAGATCCCACGCCTCTTCCTCATGTACGTCCACAACCAGCTCAAGGGCAAG gaaAATGCATGTGCTCGCTGCATGTTGAAGACCTGTATCTGCTGCCTGTGGTGTTTGGAGAAGTGCCTCAACTATTTGAATCAG aatgcgTACGCGGCGACAGCCATCAACAGTACCAGTTTCTGTACGTCGGCGCGCGACGCCTTTGTGATCCTGGTGGAGAACGCTCTGAGGGTTGCGGCCATCAACGCTGTTGGAGACTTTGTCCTTTTCCTTGGCAAG ATCCTGATCGTGACTTCCACAGCGTTCGCCGGCGTACTGCTGCTTAACTACCAGCGGGACTACGCAGAGTGGGTCCTCCCCCTCATCATCGTCTGCCTCTTTGCCTTCCTGGTGGCCCACTGCTTCCTGTCCATGTTCGAGATTGTGGTGGACGTGCTCTTCCTCTGCTTCGCCATCGACACCAAATACAATGACGGCACACCGGgcagagagttctacatggacAAAGCCCTGATG GAGTTTGTGGAAAACAGCAGGAAGCTGGAGCGGGTGGCGGAGCGAGGGCGGAGCCGGCCCACTGAGGTGGTGTCGGTGGAGGGGGCGGAGATGAAGCCCATG GCTCCAGGAACAAGTTCAGCTTGA
- the LOC139581186 gene encoding choline transporter-like protein 1 isoform X3, which translates to MGCCGSTERTKREWKPLEDRSCTDMPWFLLFTVFCVGMGSIFGFTIATGGAARLVFGYDSYGNTCGQRNEQIEGVRLSGLDQTDKKYVFFLDPCNIDIVQRKIKSMALCVSVCPDEELKTYQDLKRFAMHNGSELCSYELAGHKYPSLPERFDKCPKLPVPPSKSLPVFNRCTPVDISCYAKFAEAVVTFVSDNSVLHRLIAGVMASKEIIVGLCLLALVLSMILMVIIRYISAVLVWILTATVVLGSLGGTSILWWLYIDHRLTVNETISKETADTEDAKEEAEMSRDKAQALLVYAIAATVFTVILLLLMLFMRKRVALTIALFHVAGKVFIHLPLLTLQPFCTFLALLLFWLYWSLVLLFLGTTGNPVQNEETGLTEFRLTGPLQYMTWYHAVGLIWISEFILACQQMTVAGAVVTYYFTRDKNKLPVTPILSSVLRLMRYHLGTVAKGSFIITLVKIPRLFLMYVHNQLKGKENACARCMLKTCICCLWCLEKCLNYLNQNAYAATAINSTSFCTSARDAFVILVENALRVAAINAVGDFVLFLGKILIVTSTAFAGVLLLNYQRDYAEWVLPLIIVCLFAFLVAHCFLSMFEIVVDVLFLCFAIDTKYNDGTPGREFYMDKALMEFVENSRKLERVAERGRSRPTEVVSVEGAEMKPMAPGTSSA; encoded by the exons ATGGGATGCTGCGGTAGCACAGAG AGGACAAAGAGAGAATGGAAACCCTTGGAGGATCGAAGTTGCACGGATATGCCGTGGTTCCTTTTATTTACTGTATTCTGCGTCGGAATG GGGAGTATCTTTGGGTTCACCATTGCCACGGGGGGCGCAGCCCGCCTGGTCTTCGGATATGACAGCTACGGGAACACCTGCGGCCAGCGCAATGAGCAGATTGAAGGGGTCAGACTGAGTGGACTGGATCAGACGGACAAAAA ATATGTGTTCTTCCTGGACCCGTGTAACATTGACATAGTGCAGAGGAAGATCAAGTCTATGGccctgtgtgtgtccgtgtgtcctgATGAAGAGCTGAAGACGTACCAGGACCTCAAGCGGTTTGCCATGCACAACG GGTCGGAGTTGTGCTCCTACGAGCTAGCCGGCCACAAATATCCCAGCCTTCCAGAGAGGTTTGACAAATGTCCCAAACTTCCAGTTCCACCAAG CAAATCTCTCCCGGTGTTTAACCGCTGCACGCCGGTGGACATCTCCTGCTATGCCAAGTTTGCCGAGGCTGTGGTGACGTTTGTGAGTGACAACAGCGTGCTGCACAGGCTGATCGCTGGTGTGATGGCCAGCAAGGAGATCATCGTGGGCCTCTGCCTGCTGGCACTAG TTCTCTCCATGATCCTGATGGTGATCATCCGCTACATCTCTGCTGTGCTGGTCTGGATCCTCACTGCCACGGTGGTCCTGGGCTCTCTGG GGGGCACAAGCATCCTGTGGTGGCTGTACATAGACCACCGGTTAACTGTCAACGAGACCATATCTAAAGAGACTGCAGATACTGAAGATGCTAAGGAGGAAGCTGAGATGTCTAGGGACAAAGCCCAGGCGCTGCTGGTGTATGCCATCGCTGCCACCGTATTCACA GTGATCCTTCTCCTGCTGATGCTGTTCATGAGGAAGCGTGTGGCGCTGACCATCGCCCTGTTCCACGTGGCCGGCAAGGTGTTCATCCACCTGCCGCTGCTCACCCTGCAGCCCTTCTGCACCTTCCTGGCCCTGCTCCTCTTCTGGCTCTACTGGAGCCTGGTGCTGCTCTTCCTTGGGACTACCG GGAACCCGGTCCAGAACGAGGAGACGGGTCTGACAGAGTTCCGGCTGACTGGGCCTCTGCAGTACATGACGTGGTACCACGCTGTGGGCCTCATCTGGATCAGTGAGTTCATCCTGGCCTGCCAGCAGATGACTGTAGCTGGGGCTGTGGTCACGTACTACTTCACAAG gGACAAGAACAAGCTGCCGGTGACGCCCATCCTGTCGTCAGTGTTGAGGCTGATGAGGTACCACCTGGGCACCGTGGCCAAGGGCTCCTTCATTATCACCCTGGTCAAGATCCCACGCCTCTTCCTCATGTACGTCCACAACCAGCTCAAGGGCAAG gaaAATGCATGTGCTCGCTGCATGTTGAAGACCTGTATCTGCTGCCTGTGGTGTTTGGAGAAGTGCCTCAACTATTTGAATCAG aatgcgTACGCGGCGACAGCCATCAACAGTACCAGTTTCTGTACGTCGGCGCGCGACGCCTTTGTGATCCTGGTGGAGAACGCTCTGAGGGTTGCGGCCATCAACGCTGTTGGAGACTTTGTCCTTTTCCTTGGCAAG ATCCTGATCGTGACTTCCACAGCGTTCGCCGGCGTACTGCTGCTTAACTACCAGCGGGACTACGCAGAGTGGGTCCTCCCCCTCATCATCGTCTGCCTCTTTGCCTTCCTGGTGGCCCACTGCTTCCTGTCCATGTTCGAGATTGTGGTGGACGTGCTCTTCCTCTGCTTCGCCATCGACACCAAATACAATGACGGCACACCGGgcagagagttctacatggacAAAGCCCTGATG GAGTTTGTGGAAAACAGCAGGAAGCTGGAGCGGGTGGCGGAGCGAGGGCGGAGCCGGCCCACTGAGGTGGTGTCGGTGGAGGGGGCGGAGATGAAGCCCATG GCTCCAGGAACAAGTTCAGCTTGA
- the LOC139581186 gene encoding choline transporter-like protein 1 isoform X4: MTFTRTKREWKPLEDRSCTDMPWFLLFTVFCVGMGSIFGFTIATGGAARLVFGYDSYGNTCGQRNEQIEGVRLSGLDQTDKKYVFFLDPCNIDIVQRKIKSMALCVSVCPDEELKTYQDLKRFAMHNGSELCSYELAGHKYPSLPERFDKCPKLPVPPSKSLPVFNRCTPVDISCYAKFAEAVVTFVSDNSVLHRLIAGVMASKEIIVGLCLLALVLSMILMVIIRYISAVLVWILTATVVLGSLGGTSILWWLYIDHRLTVNETISKETADTEDAKEEAEMSRDKAQALLVYAIAATVFTVILLLLMLFMRKRVALTIALFHVAGKVFIHLPLLTLQPFCTFLALLLFWLYWSLVLLFLGTTGNPVQNEETGLTEFRLTGPLQYMTWYHAVGLIWISEFILACQQMTVAGAVVTYYFTRDKNKLPVTPILSSVLRLMRYHLGTVAKGSFIITLVKIPRLFLMYVHNQLKGKENACARCMLKTCICCLWCLEKCLNYLNQNAYAATAINSTSFCTSARDAFVILVENALRVAAINAVGDFVLFLGKILIVTSTAFAGVLLLNYQRDYAEWVLPLIIVCLFAFLVAHCFLSMFEIVVDVLFLCFAIDTKYNDGTPGREFYMDKALMEFVENSRKLERVAERGRSRPTEVVSVEGAEMKPMAPGTSSA; the protein is encoded by the exons ATGACATTCACG AGGACAAAGAGAGAATGGAAACCCTTGGAGGATCGAAGTTGCACGGATATGCCGTGGTTCCTTTTATTTACTGTATTCTGCGTCGGAATG GGGAGTATCTTTGGGTTCACCATTGCCACGGGGGGCGCAGCCCGCCTGGTCTTCGGATATGACAGCTACGGGAACACCTGCGGCCAGCGCAATGAGCAGATTGAAGGGGTCAGACTGAGTGGACTGGATCAGACGGACAAAAA ATATGTGTTCTTCCTGGACCCGTGTAACATTGACATAGTGCAGAGGAAGATCAAGTCTATGGccctgtgtgtgtccgtgtgtcctgATGAAGAGCTGAAGACGTACCAGGACCTCAAGCGGTTTGCCATGCACAACG GGTCGGAGTTGTGCTCCTACGAGCTAGCCGGCCACAAATATCCCAGCCTTCCAGAGAGGTTTGACAAATGTCCCAAACTTCCAGTTCCACCAAG CAAATCTCTCCCGGTGTTTAACCGCTGCACGCCGGTGGACATCTCCTGCTATGCCAAGTTTGCCGAGGCTGTGGTGACGTTTGTGAGTGACAACAGCGTGCTGCACAGGCTGATCGCTGGTGTGATGGCCAGCAAGGAGATCATCGTGGGCCTCTGCCTGCTGGCACTAG TTCTCTCCATGATCCTGATGGTGATCATCCGCTACATCTCTGCTGTGCTGGTCTGGATCCTCACTGCCACGGTGGTCCTGGGCTCTCTGG GGGGCACAAGCATCCTGTGGTGGCTGTACATAGACCACCGGTTAACTGTCAACGAGACCATATCTAAAGAGACTGCAGATACTGAAGATGCTAAGGAGGAAGCTGAGATGTCTAGGGACAAAGCCCAGGCGCTGCTGGTGTATGCCATCGCTGCCACCGTATTCACA GTGATCCTTCTCCTGCTGATGCTGTTCATGAGGAAGCGTGTGGCGCTGACCATCGCCCTGTTCCACGTGGCCGGCAAGGTGTTCATCCACCTGCCGCTGCTCACCCTGCAGCCCTTCTGCACCTTCCTGGCCCTGCTCCTCTTCTGGCTCTACTGGAGCCTGGTGCTGCTCTTCCTTGGGACTACCG GGAACCCGGTCCAGAACGAGGAGACGGGTCTGACAGAGTTCCGGCTGACTGGGCCTCTGCAGTACATGACGTGGTACCACGCTGTGGGCCTCATCTGGATCAGTGAGTTCATCCTGGCCTGCCAGCAGATGACTGTAGCTGGGGCTGTGGTCACGTACTACTTCACAAG gGACAAGAACAAGCTGCCGGTGACGCCCATCCTGTCGTCAGTGTTGAGGCTGATGAGGTACCACCTGGGCACCGTGGCCAAGGGCTCCTTCATTATCACCCTGGTCAAGATCCCACGCCTCTTCCTCATGTACGTCCACAACCAGCTCAAGGGCAAG gaaAATGCATGTGCTCGCTGCATGTTGAAGACCTGTATCTGCTGCCTGTGGTGTTTGGAGAAGTGCCTCAACTATTTGAATCAG aatgcgTACGCGGCGACAGCCATCAACAGTACCAGTTTCTGTACGTCGGCGCGCGACGCCTTTGTGATCCTGGTGGAGAACGCTCTGAGGGTTGCGGCCATCAACGCTGTTGGAGACTTTGTCCTTTTCCTTGGCAAG ATCCTGATCGTGACTTCCACAGCGTTCGCCGGCGTACTGCTGCTTAACTACCAGCGGGACTACGCAGAGTGGGTCCTCCCCCTCATCATCGTCTGCCTCTTTGCCTTCCTGGTGGCCCACTGCTTCCTGTCCATGTTCGAGATTGTGGTGGACGTGCTCTTCCTCTGCTTCGCCATCGACACCAAATACAATGACGGCACACCGGgcagagagttctacatggacAAAGCCCTGATG GAGTTTGTGGAAAACAGCAGGAAGCTGGAGCGGGTGGCGGAGCGAGGGCGGAGCCGGCCCACTGAGGTGGTGTCGGTGGAGGGGGCGGAGATGAAGCCCATG GCTCCAGGAACAAGTTCAGCTTGA
- the LOC139581186 gene encoding choline transporter-like protein 1 isoform X1 has translation MEQRRPTSGSQQGRPRKKVDNPYLGTDYSMQISPGYRMRRTKREWKPLEDRSCTDMPWFLLFTVFCVGMGSIFGFTIATGGAARLVFGYDSYGNTCGQRNEQIEGVRLSGLDQTDKKYVFFLDPCNIDIVQRKIKSMALCVSVCPDEELKTYQDLKRFAMHNGSELCSYELAGHKYPSLPERFDKCPKLPVPPSKSLPVFNRCTPVDISCYAKFAEAVVTFVSDNSVLHRLIAGVMASKEIIVGLCLLALVLSMILMVIIRYISAVLVWILTATVVLGSLGGTSILWWLYIDHRLTVNETISKETADTEDAKEEAEMSRDKAQALLVYAIAATVFTVILLLLMLFMRKRVALTIALFHVAGKVFIHLPLLTLQPFCTFLALLLFWLYWSLVLLFLGTTGNPVQNEETGLTEFRLTGPLQYMTWYHAVGLIWISEFILACQQMTVAGAVVTYYFTRDKNKLPVTPILSSVLRLMRYHLGTVAKGSFIITLVKIPRLFLMYVHNQLKGKENACARCMLKTCICCLWCLEKCLNYLNQNAYAATAINSTSFCTSARDAFVILVENALRVAAINAVGDFVLFLGKILIVTSTAFAGVLLLNYQRDYAEWVLPLIIVCLFAFLVAHCFLSMFEIVVDVLFLCFAIDTKYNDGTPGREFYMDKALMEFVENSRKLERVAERGRSRPTEVVSVEGAEMKPMVSDSGGGGDVGGETEAVGWGLDGGGGEWEELQEFHVYYLLAGVLVDWALGEQSTVVPLILCLTEDMVLFFFVYLPTSTFFLFATLLQKPSPAVVPQPQPKPPKRSSSHAS, from the exons AGGACAAAGAGAGAATGGAAACCCTTGGAGGATCGAAGTTGCACGGATATGCCGTGGTTCCTTTTATTTACTGTATTCTGCGTCGGAATG GGGAGTATCTTTGGGTTCACCATTGCCACGGGGGGCGCAGCCCGCCTGGTCTTCGGATATGACAGCTACGGGAACACCTGCGGCCAGCGCAATGAGCAGATTGAAGGGGTCAGACTGAGTGGACTGGATCAGACGGACAAAAA ATATGTGTTCTTCCTGGACCCGTGTAACATTGACATAGTGCAGAGGAAGATCAAGTCTATGGccctgtgtgtgtccgtgtgtcctgATGAAGAGCTGAAGACGTACCAGGACCTCAAGCGGTTTGCCATGCACAACG GGTCGGAGTTGTGCTCCTACGAGCTAGCCGGCCACAAATATCCCAGCCTTCCAGAGAGGTTTGACAAATGTCCCAAACTTCCAGTTCCACCAAG CAAATCTCTCCCGGTGTTTAACCGCTGCACGCCGGTGGACATCTCCTGCTATGCCAAGTTTGCCGAGGCTGTGGTGACGTTTGTGAGTGACAACAGCGTGCTGCACAGGCTGATCGCTGGTGTGATGGCCAGCAAGGAGATCATCGTGGGCCTCTGCCTGCTGGCACTAG TTCTCTCCATGATCCTGATGGTGATCATCCGCTACATCTCTGCTGTGCTGGTCTGGATCCTCACTGCCACGGTGGTCCTGGGCTCTCTGG GGGGCACAAGCATCCTGTGGTGGCTGTACATAGACCACCGGTTAACTGTCAACGAGACCATATCTAAAGAGACTGCAGATACTGAAGATGCTAAGGAGGAAGCTGAGATGTCTAGGGACAAAGCCCAGGCGCTGCTGGTGTATGCCATCGCTGCCACCGTATTCACA GTGATCCTTCTCCTGCTGATGCTGTTCATGAGGAAGCGTGTGGCGCTGACCATCGCCCTGTTCCACGTGGCCGGCAAGGTGTTCATCCACCTGCCGCTGCTCACCCTGCAGCCCTTCTGCACCTTCCTGGCCCTGCTCCTCTTCTGGCTCTACTGGAGCCTGGTGCTGCTCTTCCTTGGGACTACCG GGAACCCGGTCCAGAACGAGGAGACGGGTCTGACAGAGTTCCGGCTGACTGGGCCTCTGCAGTACATGACGTGGTACCACGCTGTGGGCCTCATCTGGATCAGTGAGTTCATCCTGGCCTGCCAGCAGATGACTGTAGCTGGGGCTGTGGTCACGTACTACTTCACAAG gGACAAGAACAAGCTGCCGGTGACGCCCATCCTGTCGTCAGTGTTGAGGCTGATGAGGTACCACCTGGGCACCGTGGCCAAGGGCTCCTTCATTATCACCCTGGTCAAGATCCCACGCCTCTTCCTCATGTACGTCCACAACCAGCTCAAGGGCAAG gaaAATGCATGTGCTCGCTGCATGTTGAAGACCTGTATCTGCTGCCTGTGGTGTTTGGAGAAGTGCCTCAACTATTTGAATCAG aatgcgTACGCGGCGACAGCCATCAACAGTACCAGTTTCTGTACGTCGGCGCGCGACGCCTTTGTGATCCTGGTGGAGAACGCTCTGAGGGTTGCGGCCATCAACGCTGTTGGAGACTTTGTCCTTTTCCTTGGCAAG ATCCTGATCGTGACTTCCACAGCGTTCGCCGGCGTACTGCTGCTTAACTACCAGCGGGACTACGCAGAGTGGGTCCTCCCCCTCATCATCGTCTGCCTCTTTGCCTTCCTGGTGGCCCACTGCTTCCTGTCCATGTTCGAGATTGTGGTGGACGTGCTCTTCCTCTGCTTCGCCATCGACACCAAATACAATGACGGCACACCGGgcagagagttctacatggacAAAGCCCTGATG GAGTTTGTGGAAAACAGCAGGAAGCTGGAGCGGGTGGCGGAGCGAGGGCGGAGCCGGCCCACTGAGGTGGTGTCGGTGGAGGGGGCGGAGATGAAGCCCATGGTGAGTGACAGCGGAGGGGGTGGCGACGTGGGCGGAGAAACTGAGGCGGTGGGCTGGGGCTTAGATGGAGGCGGAGGAGAGTGGGAGGAGCTGCAGGAGTTCCATGTGTATTACCTCCTGGCAGGGGTGCTGGTAGACTGGGCCCTGGGGGAGCAAAGTACCGTGGTCCCCTTGATCCTCTGCCTGACTGAGGACATGGTCCTCTTCTTCTTCGTCTACCTGCCCACCTCCACATTCTTCCTCTTCGCCACGCTGCTCCAGAAACCCTCCCCCGCTGTCGTGCCTCAGCCACAACCGAAGCCACCTAAACGGTCTTCTTCGCATGCTAGCTAA